A region from the Mesorhizobium sp. J8 genome encodes:
- a CDS encoding phage tail protein has translation MAGLLEIRWADLSGLKRLDNALGRLSELERSDVLRRAVNHVGDRLRTKLTRTLSKQTGLPYRTIRRAIKVERPTYGKLAYVMRTQGGDVSLKYFKPRETRAGVTASPFGQRRLFAGDFTKAGRFPNRVTAKGLGGHVYAPDRSSTRWGRPVSFIDSGVIIPAEMVKGDTAQEFTEFANRELPPRIMHEITFMLPGFFD, from the coding sequence GTGGCCGGCCTGTTGGAGATCAGGTGGGCCGACCTGTCCGGGCTGAAGCGGCTGGACAACGCGCTTGGCCGCTTGAGCGAGCTGGAGCGTAGCGACGTCCTGCGGCGCGCCGTCAACCACGTCGGCGACAGGCTGCGCACCAAGCTGACGCGCACGCTGTCGAAGCAAACCGGGCTGCCATATCGCACGATCCGCAGGGCCATCAAGGTCGAGCGTCCCACTTACGGGAAGCTCGCCTATGTCATGCGCACGCAGGGCGGCGACGTCTCGCTCAAATACTTCAAGCCGCGCGAAACGCGGGCAGGGGTGACAGCCTCGCCCTTTGGACAGCGCCGGCTATTCGCAGGCGATTTCACCAAGGCGGGCCGCTTTCCAAATCGCGTCACGGCCAAAGGGCTCGGCGGCCACGTCTACGCCCCGGACCGGTCTTCGACGCGCTGGGGCAGGCCCGTCTCGTTCATCGATTCAGGCGTGATCATCCCCGCCGAGATGGTCAAGGGCGACACCGCTCAGGAATTCACCGAGTTCGCCAACCGCGAGCTGCCGCCGAGGATCATGCATGAGATCACCTTCATGCTCCCCGGTTTCTTCGACTGA
- a CDS encoding phage/plasmid primase, P4 family encodes MPEEVAAVLAEATRQARAAGLEPDDGEPGTAPRKGSKVDLEVVRACASLDHSDTDNAERLLAHFGEDLLVRAQSKARRAAFAVWTGTHWDIETGEPRALAIAQNVGGRIALEVDFTEPTEAERHAIESGLKACKIPGEERTPAQKRLAKLAEAAQANVARRVSRRMTHAVSSKNKARLEAMLACAAPHIQRGPDEFNADPLKVALASHTLCFRRTRKRVRNPAYDDPDDNREEVPEFIEVPDAELKVVEGHRRQDMITQRVPVEYDPQATCPKWNEFVRDKLPIDAVRRMVQVASGLGLVGLTVQKLFFHYGKGANGKSVYMETLCRLLGEVAVTLPSESFIGEGKAGGAANPDMARLYGRRFLRVKELPEGEDLRENLVKDLTGGEHFTVRDLFEGYFDFRPVFTGHMSGNGYPRISGTDNGIWRRMAVIHWSKIIAEADQREFEEVVSEFVPEYPGILNWLIEGVLIFLREGLVIPDAVRLKTQEYRDEMDRTSAFCARCVVPDPAAELTAKQFYQAYVDFTVDEGGKPISLTAFGLIMKKKYERVDGRIVVYRGVRLVDVPASRVPDQEER; translated from the coding sequence ATGCCCGAAGAGGTCGCTGCCGTGCTTGCGGAAGCGACGCGGCAGGCGCGCGCTGCAGGTCTCGAGCCGGATGATGGCGAACCCGGCACGGCGCCGCGCAAGGGCAGCAAGGTGGACCTGGAGGTCGTCAGGGCCTGCGCATCCCTCGACCACTCCGATACCGACAACGCCGAAAGGCTGCTTGCCCATTTCGGCGAGGATCTGCTGGTGCGCGCACAGTCCAAGGCGCGGCGGGCGGCCTTTGCCGTCTGGACCGGCACGCATTGGGATATCGAGACCGGCGAGCCGCGCGCCTTGGCGATCGCGCAGAATGTCGGCGGCCGCATCGCGCTCGAGGTCGATTTCACCGAGCCGACCGAGGCCGAACGGCATGCGATCGAGAGCGGGCTCAAGGCCTGCAAGATCCCCGGGGAAGAGCGCACCCCCGCGCAAAAGCGACTGGCCAAGCTCGCAGAAGCCGCGCAGGCGAATGTCGCCCGGCGGGTCAGCCGCCGCATGACCCATGCGGTGTCTTCGAAAAACAAGGCCAGGCTCGAAGCCATGCTTGCCTGCGCGGCGCCGCACATCCAGCGCGGCCCGGACGAGTTCAACGCCGACCCGCTCAAGGTGGCGCTGGCAAGCCACACGCTCTGCTTCCGCCGCACCCGCAAGCGTGTCCGCAACCCCGCCTATGACGATCCCGACGACAATCGCGAGGAGGTGCCCGAATTCATCGAAGTCCCCGACGCCGAGCTGAAAGTGGTGGAAGGGCATCGCCGCCAGGACATGATCACGCAGCGCGTGCCGGTGGAATATGACCCGCAAGCGACATGCCCGAAATGGAATGAGTTCGTGCGCGACAAGTTGCCGATCGACGCCGTGCGCCGTATGGTCCAGGTGGCATCCGGCCTGGGCCTTGTCGGGCTGACGGTGCAAAAGCTGTTCTTCCACTACGGCAAGGGCGCTAACGGCAAATCCGTCTACATGGAAACGCTTTGTCGGTTGCTGGGCGAGGTGGCGGTAACCCTGCCTTCGGAGTCCTTCATCGGCGAAGGCAAGGCCGGCGGTGCGGCCAACCCCGATATGGCGCGGCTTTATGGCCGGCGTTTCCTGCGCGTGAAGGAGCTGCCAGAGGGCGAGGATCTGCGCGAGAACCTGGTCAAGGACCTGACCGGCGGCGAGCATTTCACCGTGCGCGACCTGTTCGAGGGCTATTTCGATTTCCGGCCGGTCTTCACCGGCCACATGTCGGGCAACGGCTACCCGCGCATATCCGGCACCGACAACGGCATCTGGCGGCGTATGGCCGTCATCCACTGGTCGAAGATCATCGCCGAGGCCGATCAGCGCGAGTTCGAGGAGGTGGTCTCGGAATTCGTGCCGGAATATCCAGGTATCCTGAACTGGCTGATTGAAGGCGTGCTGATCTTCCTGCGCGAGGGGCTTGTCATCCCCGATGCCGTGCGGCTGAAGACGCAGGAATATCGCGACGAGATGGACCGCACGTCCGCCTTCTGCGCGCGCTGCGTGGTGCCCGATCCGGCGGCCGAGCTGACCGCCAAACAGTTCTACCAGGCCTATGTCGACTTCACCGTTGACGAGGGCGGCAAGCCGATCTCGCTGACGGCTTTCGGGCTTATCATGAAGAAGAAGTATGAGCGGGTTGATGGGCGCATTGTCGTCTACCGCGGCGTGCGCCTGGTCGACGTACCTGCTTCGCGCGTGCCCGACCAGGAGGAGCGATGA
- a CDS encoding ParB N-terminal domain-containing protein: MAANSHVLKQDVMVPIKDLKFDPENPRVPTEKFENEEAAVQYLKDEYDLEELVQSILSSGWIDFEPLIVQSKTNIVFEGNRRLAALRLIESQALRDAVNYRLPDIPNAKQLPKEVRVRYVDTRGEARRFVAFKHINGPFKWDAYAKAKYATDWLDEGEDVDVISRTLGDNHNTVRRLIAGFRVLEQAQERGFDINQRTKKRFAFSHLYTAVSRPGVRTFLGIEDDEDLSKVPVPAANGEQLDQLMSWLYGQEQKREPTVIASQNPNLNQLVRVIENKNALAALVSSRRLDQAFEQVEPPSERFKEALLAASKECENALGLSSYFDGDETLLAMIRNLATTVRTLRDTMVKKSLGDAEDL, from the coding sequence ATGGCGGCCAACAGCCACGTGCTAAAACAGGATGTGATGGTCCCCATCAAGGACCTGAAATTCGATCCTGAAAACCCTCGTGTACCGACCGAGAAATTCGAGAACGAGGAAGCGGCGGTACAGTACCTCAAAGACGAATACGACCTTGAGGAACTGGTTCAGTCCATTTTATCCTCAGGTTGGATCGACTTCGAACCCCTTATCGTACAGAGCAAGACTAATATTGTATTCGAAGGAAATCGGCGGTTAGCGGCACTACGGCTTATTGAAAGTCAAGCACTCCGTGATGCAGTTAACTATCGACTGCCAGACATCCCAAACGCAAAGCAATTGCCCAAAGAGGTAAGGGTTCGCTATGTGGATACTCGGGGGGAAGCGCGCCGCTTCGTAGCCTTCAAGCACATTAACGGGCCATTTAAGTGGGATGCGTACGCGAAGGCGAAGTATGCTACCGACTGGCTGGACGAAGGCGAAGACGTCGACGTAATAAGTAGAACGCTCGGGGACAATCACAACACGGTTCGTCGTCTTATAGCGGGTTTTCGGGTCCTTGAGCAGGCGCAAGAACGCGGATTTGATATCAACCAGAGAACGAAGAAGCGTTTTGCTTTCTCTCATTTATACACGGCTGTCTCTCGCCCGGGTGTCAGAACATTTCTCGGAATTGAGGATGACGAAGACTTGTCGAAGGTCCCGGTCCCAGCAGCAAACGGAGAACAGCTCGATCAATTGATGTCATGGCTTTACGGGCAGGAACAGAAACGTGAGCCGACCGTAATCGCGAGCCAAAATCCTAACTTGAACCAGTTGGTTCGAGTTATAGAAAATAAAAATGCGTTGGCTGCCTTAGTGAGCAGCAGAAGGCTTGATCAGGCATTCGAACAGGTCGAACCACCTTCAGAGCGCTTCAAAGAGGCGCTTTTGGCTGCGTCAAAGGAATGTGAAAACGCATTAGGACTATCAAGTTACTTCGATGGCGACGAAACGTTACTTGCCATGATCAGAAACTTGGCCACGACCGTCAGAACTTTGCGAGACACCATGGTCAAGAAAAGCTTGGGCGACGCTGAGGATCTGTGA
- a CDS encoding DUF982 domain-containing protein, with amino-acid sequence MADQFDPPLVVDDEFGAREICCAMDAIEFLEEWPLQRRCKLHRAASEACCDAYDGRTPVRDARTAFEMWARMAHIVVTRQLEAVRKGGIFEIC; translated from the coding sequence ATGGCTGACCAATTTGACCCACCGCTCGTGGTGGACGATGAATTCGGAGCGAGAGAAATCTGCTGCGCGATGGACGCGATCGAGTTCCTCGAGGAGTGGCCGCTGCAACGGCGTTGCAAGCTGCACCGCGCCGCCAGCGAAGCATGTTGCGATGCCTATGATGGACGCACGCCTGTCAGAGATGCCCGCACTGCTTTTGAAATGTGGGCGAGGATGGCGCATATCGTGGTGACGCGGCAACTCGAGGCTGTGCGGAAGGGCGGAATCTTCGAGATCTGCTGA
- a CDS encoding XRE family transcriptional regulator, translated as MIATIRTDSTSLGQRLRQAREAAGLTQNDIADHFGIKRVSVTQWEADTTRPSMERLPELAAMLKTDVAWLLDASGAAPVPIVREPKPRASRTPIIPGDELVGGRDLPIYAAAMGGEGHMIVTFEAIDWVKRPAVLQNVRGGYGILVRGESMIPAYWPGDTALVNPHLQPARDSDAVFFHTPPKERGDEEAIIKRLVGMNDREWTLEQYRPAKTFTESRVDWPICHRVVGKYNAR; from the coding sequence ATGATCGCGACGATACGCACCGACTCGACGTCCCTCGGCCAGCGCCTGCGCCAGGCGCGGGAGGCTGCCGGCCTGACGCAGAACGACATCGCCGATCACTTCGGCATCAAGCGCGTGTCGGTCACGCAATGGGAGGCGGACACCACCCGCCCCTCGATGGAGCGGCTGCCCGAACTTGCCGCAATGCTCAAGACCGATGTCGCCTGGCTGCTCGACGCCTCAGGCGCGGCGCCGGTGCCCATCGTGCGCGAGCCGAAGCCGAGAGCGTCGCGCACCCCGATTATCCCCGGCGACGAGCTGGTCGGCGGCCGCGACCTGCCGATCTACGCCGCCGCCATGGGCGGCGAAGGCCATATGATCGTCACCTTCGAGGCGATCGACTGGGTAAAGCGGCCGGCGGTGCTGCAGAATGTTCGAGGCGGCTACGGCATCCTGGTGCGCGGCGAGTCCATGATTCCTGCCTACTGGCCCGGGGATACCGCGCTGGTGAACCCGCATCTCCAGCCGGCGCGCGACTCCGACGCTGTGTTCTTCCACACCCCTCCCAAGGAGCGCGGCGACGAGGAAGCCATCATCAAGCGCCTGGTCGGCATGAACGATCGGGAGTGGACGCTGGAGCAATACCGGCCGGCGAAGACGTTTACGGAGAGCCGCGTCGACTGGCCGATCTGTCATCGGGTGGTGGGGAAGTACAATGCCCGATGA
- a CDS encoding DNA methyltransferase has product MRHPLHSICPYFAMFPESFVAEQLFAYTRPNELVFDPFCGRGTTVLESLLNDRRAIGSDINPVAACVAGAKAQVPDLLHVLQQVDELEKSYHSSDHDAVAQSEFFQMCFHPETYSEVTFLRDNLDWRNSSVHRFIAAVLLGILHGESHRSALALSNRMPRTISTKPDYSVRWWKKHGLNPPRRETFKILREAVAFRYSRVPPRKQGVVVEADSRTAGDRFLNFQGQVSLVVTSPPYLDTTDYSEDQWLRLWFLGGAERPATRLNRDDRLTVVGDYWVFLQDIWAGIVKLLRPEATIVVRIGGTRLSKEDLFEGLQTGLQFAMPNRKIRPLHQGRSSEIAKRQTNSFRPGTKSDRMEHDFAFRLG; this is encoded by the coding sequence ATGAGGCACCCGCTTCATTCTATTTGCCCTTATTTCGCTATGTTCCCTGAAAGCTTCGTGGCCGAGCAGCTTTTTGCATATACGCGCCCGAATGAGTTGGTCTTCGATCCGTTTTGTGGGCGTGGGACGACCGTGCTGGAAAGTCTCCTTAATGACAGGCGGGCCATTGGATCCGATATCAACCCCGTCGCGGCTTGCGTAGCTGGAGCAAAGGCCCAGGTCCCTGATCTTCTCCACGTTTTGCAACAGGTCGATGAGCTTGAAAAAAGTTACCATTCGTCTGATCATGATGCGGTAGCGCAAAGTGAGTTCTTCCAAATGTGTTTCCATCCGGAGACCTATTCTGAGGTGACGTTTCTGCGCGATAATTTGGATTGGAGGAATAGCTCCGTTCATCGCTTTATAGCAGCCGTTCTGCTGGGTATCTTGCATGGCGAATCACATCGGTCGGCTTTGGCTTTAAGTAACAGGATGCCGAGAACAATTAGTACAAAGCCGGACTACTCGGTCCGCTGGTGGAAAAAACACGGGTTGAACCCACCCCGACGTGAGACTTTTAAGATTTTAAGAGAGGCAGTAGCTTTCCGCTATTCCAGAGTACCGCCTCGCAAGCAGGGGGTAGTAGTGGAAGCCGACTCACGGACCGCCGGGGATCGATTCCTGAATTTTCAAGGGCAAGTGTCCTTAGTGGTCACTTCGCCTCCCTACCTCGACACTACCGATTACTCGGAAGATCAATGGCTTCGGCTGTGGTTCTTAGGAGGAGCCGAGCGGCCGGCGACTCGACTAAATCGCGATGATAGGCTCACAGTAGTAGGCGACTACTGGGTGTTTTTGCAGGACATTTGGGCCGGGATTGTTAAGCTTTTGCGCCCTGAGGCGACTATTGTGGTGCGGATAGGTGGAACGCGCCTTAGCAAAGAAGATCTGTTTGAAGGTCTCCAAACGGGGCTGCAGTTCGCTATGCCAAATCGCAAGATTCGGCCGTTGCACCAGGGGCGTTCATCTGAAATTGCGAAACGGCAAACCAACTCGTTCCGGCCCGGAACCAAATCGGACCGGATGGAACACGACTTTGCTTTCCGACTAGGTTAG
- a CDS encoding P4 alpha zinc-binding domain-containing protein, translated as MMEDALALFVEDARAVSIEDAAKRLGLRFSGSRYEHPQPCPHCGGTDTFAFNTAKNKWNCRAGGVGGNDGIGMAAHCEGLDLHRRAHFLEACSIVLDRSVPDEAEQESAEERNRRLRRIEQRRRANEMQAAGKSGTQLEFRERERQRARAIYDAAAPVGRYGRPVADYLAARGCGEIGSSRWLRYASNLAYWHGQDERGRPVALHAGPAMIAPFIDRSLTAIGCHITWLDLACAPKFRPQLFDPASGELLPSKKMRGSKKGGLIPLFGDPSARRWVGGEGIENGAAFACWENWRPDTFYFAAGDLGNLAGPADAASRFAHPTLKKPDAKGVPRPVMVAGPVPRTDPGDEDAIWVGDHVEELVLLADADSERVMTAAAMARARARHARPGRAIPIVWPRPGCDFAAMAAQAARVA; from the coding sequence ATGATGGAAGACGCCCTTGCTCTCTTTGTCGAGGACGCGCGCGCTGTATCGATCGAGGATGCAGCCAAGAGGCTCGGTTTGAGGTTCAGCGGGAGCCGATACGAGCACCCGCAGCCATGCCCGCATTGCGGCGGCACCGACACTTTCGCCTTCAACACCGCCAAGAACAAATGGAATTGCCGCGCCGGCGGCGTCGGCGGCAATGACGGCATCGGCATGGCCGCGCATTGCGAGGGCCTGGACCTGCATCGCCGCGCGCATTTCCTGGAAGCCTGCTCGATCGTTCTCGACCGGTCGGTACCCGATGAGGCGGAACAGGAAAGCGCGGAAGAACGGAACCGAAGGCTGAGGCGGATCGAGCAGCGCCGGCGGGCGAACGAAATGCAGGCCGCTGGCAAGTCAGGAACTCAGCTCGAGTTCCGCGAGCGGGAGCGGCAGAGGGCTCGCGCGATCTACGACGCCGCCGCGCCTGTCGGCAGATACGGGCGGCCGGTCGCCGACTATCTGGCTGCGCGCGGCTGCGGCGAGATCGGGTCCTCGCGGTGGCTTCGCTATGCGTCCAACCTTGCCTATTGGCACGGGCAGGACGAGCGTGGGCGTCCGGTTGCTCTTCATGCCGGGCCGGCGATGATCGCGCCATTCATCGATCGGTCGCTTACCGCAATCGGCTGTCACATCACCTGGCTCGATCTTGCCTGCGCGCCGAAATTCCGGCCGCAGCTCTTTGACCCTGCCAGCGGTGAGCTGTTGCCGTCGAAGAAGATGCGCGGCTCGAAGAAGGGCGGTCTGATCCCGCTGTTCGGCGATCCGTCGGCGCGGCGCTGGGTTGGCGGCGAGGGGATCGAGAACGGCGCCGCCTTTGCTTGCTGGGAGAACTGGCGGCCCGACACCTTCTATTTTGCCGCCGGCGATCTCGGCAATCTGGCCGGACCGGCGGATGCCGCCTCGCGCTTCGCGCATCCGACGCTGAAGAAGCCGGATGCGAAAGGTGTGCCGCGGCCGGTCATGGTGGCGGGGCCTGTGCCTCGAACTGATCCGGGTGACGAAGACGCCATTTGGGTCGGCGATCACGTCGAGGAGTTGGTGCTGCTGGCCGACGCCGATTCCGAGCGCGTGATGACGGCGGCCGCCATGGCGCGTGCCCGCGCAAGGCATGCGCGGCCGGGCAGGGCGATACCGATCGTCTGGCCGCGTCCCGGTTGCGATTTCGCCGCGATGGCGGCGCAGGCAGCGAGGGTCGCGTGA
- a CDS encoding EF-hand domain-containing protein: protein MPDINGQAGGPMREMIRQMIDQAVQEKMQQDRNSEVADDRRQDENARKDTDLGGDRWQRHRYGGPPGEHRMAGHHGPRMMRGAGMRLMFAFLDTNGDGSLSENEVQDAVGRVFSAIDQNGDGNIDMHEIQSFLHGPGGDDMP, encoded by the coding sequence ATGCCGGACATCAATGGGCAGGCAGGCGGCCCAATGCGTGAGATGATCCGCCAGATGATCGATCAGGCGGTCCAGGAGAAGATGCAACAGGATCGAAATTCGGAGGTGGCCGACGATCGTCGACAGGACGAGAACGCGCGAAAGGATACCGACCTTGGCGGCGATCGGTGGCAGAGACATCGCTACGGCGGCCCGCCCGGTGAGCACCGAATGGCCGGACATCATGGACCCCGCATGATGCGCGGCGCCGGAATGCGACTTATGTTCGCTTTTTTGGACACGAACGGTGACGGATCGCTGTCCGAAAATGAGGTTCAGGACGCCGTCGGCCGGGTGTTCTCCGCCATCGACCAGAATGGCGACGGGAACATCGACATGCATGAAATCCAATCTTTCCTGCACGGCCCCGGCGGTGACGATATGCCTTAA
- a CDS encoding outer membrane protein — translation MAADVLEGAPTTEWTWQGFYAGAFGAGTLEHYKIREPNIGADVTHNVGSPTIGGFAGYNFQSGNIVYGVEGELGYRFKKGHFHDVPGPGDLDESLGLFGSVKGRVGMEMGGVLPYLTAGVIASQLKTNAIGFAERNGTAVGGIVGAGVDVPLTHNVFLRGEYDFSFFGKKTFDYCGGGCVLQHTAQTHDFRVGIGLKF, via the coding sequence ATGGCGGCCGACGTCCTGGAAGGGGCTCCGACGACCGAGTGGACCTGGCAGGGCTTCTATGCTGGCGCCTTCGGTGCTGGCACTCTCGAGCACTACAAGATCCGCGAGCCCAACATCGGCGCCGATGTGACGCACAATGTGGGCTCGCCGACGATCGGCGGCTTCGCCGGCTACAATTTCCAGTCGGGCAACATCGTCTATGGCGTCGAAGGCGAACTCGGCTACCGGTTCAAGAAGGGCCACTTCCACGACGTGCCCGGCCCCGGTGATCTCGACGAGTCGCTCGGCCTGTTCGGTTCGGTCAAAGGCCGGGTCGGCATGGAGATGGGCGGGGTCCTTCCCTACCTGACGGCGGGTGTCATCGCGTCCCAGTTGAAGACCAATGCGATCGGCTTTGCGGAACGGAACGGAACGGCCGTCGGTGGGATTGTCGGCGCGGGCGTTGACGTACCCCTTACCCACAACGTGTTCCTTCGTGGCGAGTACGATTTCTCGTTCTTCGGAAAGAAGACGTTCGACTATTGCGGTGGCGGTTGCGTGCTCCAGCACACCGCCCAGACACATGACTTCCGCGTCGGAATCGGCCTCAAGTTTTAA
- a CDS encoding transcriptional regulator gives MIEIVRIAAAKVGGLGALASHLGIRHQAFYSWKRVPAERVLDIERATGISRHAQRPDLFGPDILAGPASSQAGTGSGEEAPR, from the coding sequence ATGATCGAAATCGTCAGAATCGCAGCCGCCAAGGTTGGCGGATTGGGCGCGCTCGCCTCGCATCTGGGCATCCGTCACCAGGCTTTCTATTCGTGGAAGCGGGTGCCGGCCGAACGCGTGCTCGACATCGAGCGCGCCACCGGCATCTCGCGCCACGCGCAGCGGCCCGACCTCTTCGGTCCCGATATCCTTGCCGGTCCCGCGTCCTCCCAAGCCGGGACCGGCAGCGGCGAGGAGGCGCCGCGATGA
- a CDS encoding thermonuclease family protein: MIGIDKSRYDNRSDQWRRRTGAKRSRATRWASVPFRLVLVTVAAVSALVTQFVMHNSAPLPEINLQNIIKPRPVSIVGAASVIDGDTIEIHGQRVRFNGIDAPESRQYCDDAKGFEYPCGRRSAEALDKFLAASRPVQCAFVTWDRYGRFVGTCTRADGADVAAWMVEHGQALDWPKYSNGAYSAQQAMAQAAKLGLWVGNFQAPWDWRAQHSDVPQAPAKPTFALDGGNGGCNIKGNISAGGERIYHVPGQRYYSVTIINETKGERWFCSEAEAIAAGWRRSKR; the protein is encoded by the coding sequence GTGATCGGCATCGACAAGTCCCGTTACGACAATCGCTCCGACCAATGGCGGCGACGCACTGGCGCGAAACGCTCACGTGCCACTCGATGGGCCAGCGTGCCGTTTCGTCTCGTGCTCGTGACGGTCGCTGCGGTATCCGCCCTGGTCACGCAATTCGTCATGCACAACAGTGCGCCCCTGCCGGAAATCAACCTGCAGAACATCATCAAGCCGAGGCCGGTGTCGATCGTCGGCGCCGCCTCGGTGATCGATGGCGACACGATCGAGATCCACGGCCAGCGCGTGCGCTTCAACGGCATCGACGCGCCGGAGAGCCGGCAATATTGCGACGACGCGAAGGGCTTTGAATATCCCTGCGGTCGCCGCTCCGCCGAAGCGCTGGACAAATTCCTGGCCGCCTCCAGGCCGGTGCAATGCGCATTCGTGACTTGGGACCGGTACGGGCGCTTTGTCGGCACCTGCACGCGCGCCGACGGAGCCGACGTCGCCGCCTGGATGGTCGAGCACGGGCAAGCGCTGGACTGGCCCAAATACAGCAACGGCGCCTATTCAGCGCAACAGGCCATGGCACAGGCTGCAAAGCTGGGCCTATGGGTTGGCAACTTCCAAGCGCCATGGGATTGGCGGGCCCAGCACAGCGACGTTCCGCAGGCGCCTGCGAAACCAACTTTCGCGCTCGACGGTGGGAATGGCGGCTGCAACATCAAAGGCAACATTTCGGCGGGAGGCGAGCGGATCTATCACGTGCCCGGGCAGAGATATTACAGCGTCACAATCATCAACGAGACCAAAGGGGAGAGATGGTTTTGCTCGGAAGCCGAAGCCATTGCGGCCGGATGGCGAAGGTCGAAGCGATAG
- the xth gene encoding exodeoxyribonuclease III: MTRIATFNVNGVNGRLPVLLKWLNETDYDVVCLQELKTSDEKFPIEAIQDAGFGAIWHGQKSYNGVAILARGREPVERRRGLPGDPDDTHSRYLEAEIEGLVVGCIYLPNGNPAPGPKFDYKLRWFERLTDYSKSLLGERAVLCGDYNVVPTEIDAVVPRRWLGDAVFFPESRNAYARMLSLGWVDAMRRIHPDKGIYTYWNFSYRGGYDRSSGLRMDHLLVSPSVAAGIRDAGVDVDTRGWEKPSDHAPAWIEVGR, from the coding sequence GTGACCCGGATCGCGACCTTCAACGTCAATGGCGTCAACGGCCGCCTGCCCGTGCTCCTGAAGTGGTTGAACGAGACCGATTATGACGTTGTCTGCCTCCAGGAGCTGAAAACGTCCGACGAGAAATTTCCCATCGAAGCAATACAGGACGCCGGCTTCGGCGCCATCTGGCACGGTCAGAAATCCTATAACGGTGTGGCAATTCTGGCGCGTGGGAGGGAGCCGGTCGAGCGCCGCCGCGGCCTGCCTGGCGATCCCGACGACACGCACAGCCGCTATCTCGAGGCGGAGATCGAAGGTCTCGTCGTCGGCTGCATCTATCTCCCCAATGGCAACCCGGCGCCGGGGCCCAAGTTCGATTACAAGCTGCGCTGGTTCGAGCGTCTCACCGATTACAGCAAATCGCTGCTGGGGGAGCGCGCCGTGCTTTGTGGCGACTACAACGTCGTGCCCACCGAGATAGATGCTGTGGTCCCTCGGCGTTGGTTGGGCGATGCCGTTTTCTTCCCGGAAAGCAGGAACGCCTACGCTCGCATGTTGAGCCTGGGCTGGGTGGATGCGATGCGACGGATCCACCCGGACAAAGGCATCTACACCTACTGGAATTTCTCCTATCGCGGCGGATACGACCGGAGCTCCGGCCTGCGCATGGATCATCTGCTCGTAAGCCCGTCCGTCGCGGCAGGCATCCGAGATGCCGGTGTCGACGTCGACACCCGTGGCTGGGAAAAGCCCAGCGATCACGCGCCCGCCTGGATTGAGGTGGGAAGATAA